Proteins encoded by one window of Aphidius gifuensis isolate YNYX2018 linkage group LG2, ASM1490517v1, whole genome shotgun sequence:
- the LOC122849059 gene encoding uncharacterized protein LOC122849059, producing MRTNSEMLVTPERLLILAEKISLLFPTEEPECWYIPYKLNPKTKIKTTAKGPLQIRYEHWRGFLLNCQVVQSAKGKRKEKGSCSAPVRLAFYDNFESNYSSEDLEKLNFLKNNIDPWSTIRQLWQETSKLRIKSLLDNQDLKSFEYISTYPILTHPNKGLQLIKLDYHTIYADEDNTKIASEFFGFEKEIVLYIKTKKKIEKFVQDLLKIIDDANTPAGVRSTLVFWLLPLFIKTSVTGETKNFRANKSIAQNNFILHAKSEEQLIIALNERKKYHEENKIPIQPLPVIVGESLTKIDKYYVIINDIKYEAISTLDAIDSAFKSFYSLQLDFPKISENIWILLQHRIYRITGETDKNKPELKRLINQMKLLD from the exons ATGAGAACAAATTCAGAAATGTT AGTTACACCTGAAAGACTTCTAATATTAGCTGAAAAAATTAGCCTTTTATTTCCAACAGAAGAGCCAGAGTGTTGGTATATACCATACAAGTTAAATCCaaaaacaaagataaaaaCAACAGCTAAAGGACCATTGCAAATAAGATATGAACACTGGCgtggttttttattaaattgtcaagTAGTTCAAAGTGCAAAAggtaaaagaaaagaaaaaggcTCATGTAGTGCTCCAGTACGCTTGgcattttatgataattttg aAAGTAATTATTCATCTGAAGATTTGGAAAAACTCAATTTtcttaaaaacaatattgatcCTTGGTCCACCATTCGACAACTTTGGCAAGAAACATCCAAGCTGAGAATTAAATCATTACTTGACAATCAGgatttaaaaagttttgaatatatatctaCATATCCGATTCTTACTCATCCTAATAAAGGCTTACAATTG attaaattGGATTACCACACTATCTATGCAGATGAAGACAATACAAAAATTGCAAGTGAGTTTTTTGGTTTTGAAAAAGagattgttttatatataaaaaccaagaaaaaaattgaaaagtttgTTCAAGATTTACTCAAAATTATTGACGATGCTAATACACCTGCTG gTGTAAGAAGTACATTAGTATTCTGGTTGTTaccattatttataaaaacttcaGTTACTGGAGAAACTAAAAACTTTCGTGCTAATAAATCAATTGCAcaaaataactttattttgCATGcaaag AGTGaagaacaattaataattgcttTGAATGAAAGGAAAAAGTatcatgaagaaaataaaattccaattCAACCTTTACCAGTAATTGTAGGAGAATCATTGACcaaaattgacaaatattaTGTCATCATTAACGACATAAAATATGAAGCTATTTCGACTTTAGACGCGATTGACTCTGCATTTAAAAGCTTTTACAGTCTCCAATTGGATTTTCCGAAAATTTCAGAAAATATTTGGATTCTTCTACAACACAGGATTTATCGAATCACTGGTGagactgataaaaataaacccGAGCTCAAACGTTTGATTAACCAAATGAAATTAttggattaa